From Dehalococcoidia bacterium, one genomic window encodes:
- a CDS encoding ferredoxin-thioredoxin reductase catalytic domain-containing protein has protein sequence MTLDQPTDEDRAQASPANIQKMWKFVETFAEKSGTYLHPQREITEFLVIGLAKHIDEVGRPLCPCNFYEDKAAEAKRSTWICPCEEMQKWKYCH, from the coding sequence ATGACCCTCGACCAGCCGACCGACGAGGACCGCGCCCAGGCATCTCCAGCGAACATCCAGAAGATGTGGAAGTTCGTCGAGACCTTCGCCGAGAAGAGTGGCACCTACCTTCACCCGCAGCGCGAAATCACCGAGTTTCTGGTCATCGGCCTCGCCAAACACATCGACGAAGTGGGCCGGCCCCTGTGCCCCTGCAACTTCTACGAGGACAAGGCGGCAGAGGCCAAGCGCAGCACATGGATCTGCCCCTGCGAGGAAATGCAGAAGTGGAAGTACTGCCACTGA